A single Aggregatilinea lenta DNA region contains:
- a CDS encoding uroporphyrinogen decarboxylase family protein, with translation MSRSFSLAQIAREHEGPLVVPLMGFPGIQINHSSLKQNEFNWGMQFWTLFELSRRFQPDGLFMFMDLSVEANALGLPVRFPLDESPSVEYPMVRTSQDLQQFYMIDVLTDGRARVYIETIRLMARHLNTMRGAYVIGPYTLAGLMMGATNAAMATLDDPDLLHEALNLATHVINRYAKALAAAGADTIAILEPSGVMLSPRQYREFSGEYTRQIIEQIDQTNALPILHICGNTTHLVNEMVATGAQGLSLDSLVDFPAIAARIPSDVVLIGNVNPTAVMVDESPAGVYATTRTLVESMQPFPNFILSTGCDLPPETPLANIQAFMEAGRDLPLGSTTPADAGEEAIAVMDPTLSAIIQAAAARALEPA, from the coding sequence ATGTCTCGTTCATTTTCCCTGGCCCAAATCGCACGCGAGCACGAAGGCCCCCTGGTCGTCCCGCTGATGGGCTTCCCCGGCATCCAGATCAACCATTCGTCGCTCAAGCAAAACGAGTTCAACTGGGGCATGCAGTTCTGGACGCTATTCGAGCTGTCGCGCCGCTTCCAACCGGACGGTCTGTTCATGTTCATGGATCTCTCCGTCGAAGCCAACGCCTTGGGCCTGCCGGTACGCTTCCCGCTCGACGAGTCGCCGAGCGTCGAATACCCGATGGTGCGCACCTCGCAGGACCTCCAGCAGTTTTACATGATCGACGTGCTGACCGACGGGCGGGCACGGGTCTATATCGAGACGATCCGCCTGATGGCACGCCACCTGAACACCATGCGCGGCGCGTACGTGATCGGGCCGTATACGCTGGCCGGGCTGATGATGGGCGCGACCAACGCGGCGATGGCGACGCTGGACGACCCCGACCTGCTGCACGAGGCGCTCAACCTGGCGACGCACGTGATCAACCGCTATGCCAAGGCGCTGGCCGCCGCCGGGGCGGACACGATCGCCATTCTGGAACCGAGCGGCGTGATGCTTTCCCCGCGCCAGTACCGTGAATTTTCCGGTGAGTACACCCGGCAGATCATCGAGCAGATCGACCAGACGAACGCGCTGCCGATCCTGCACATCTGCGGCAACACGACGCACCTCGTCAACGAGATGGTCGCCACCGGCGCGCAGGGCCTCAGTCTCGACTCGCTGGTGGACTTCCCGGCGATTGCCGCGCGCATCCCCTCGGACGTGGTGTTGATCGGCAACGTCAATCCCACGGCGGTCATGGTGGACGAATCGCCCGCAGGCGTCTACGCAACGACGCGGACGCTGGTCGAGAGCATGCAGCCGTTCCCCAACTTCATCCTCAGCACCGGCTGCGACCTGCCGCCAGAGACGCCGCTGGCCAACATCCAGGCGTTTATGGAGGCCGGGCGCGACCTGCCACTGGGCAGCACTACCCCCGCCGACGCGGGCGAGGAAGCCATCGCGGTGATGGACCCCACCCTGTCGGCCATCATCCAGGCTGCGGCGGCGCGCGCACTCGAACCGGCGTAA
- a CDS encoding formate/nitrite transporter family protein: MENQIRIDALLPSEMAQRAETIGAAKAVMGAATMFALAVLAGAFISLGALFATTTAAGTSGVLPFGVAKLLTGLVFCLGLILVVVGGAELFTGNNLIVMAWASGKVSTRALLRNWGIVYAGNFAGSIGTAVLVLLSKQYTFGGGAVGKTVLSIATAKMQYGFVQAVALGILCNGLVCLAVWLTYSARSTTDKIMAIVFPITAFVAAGFEHSVANMYFIPLGLFIKAFDVTWATASGVDLSSLTWEHFLVNNLLPVTIGNIIGGTVLVALIYWFVYLRDQRT; this comes from the coding sequence ATGGAAAACCAGATTCGTATCGATGCTTTGCTGCCCTCCGAAATGGCCCAGCGTGCCGAGACGATCGGCGCGGCAAAGGCCGTCATGGGTGCGGCCACCATGTTCGCGCTGGCGGTGCTGGCCGGGGCGTTTATCAGCCTGGGGGCGCTGTTCGCCACGACCACTGCCGCCGGGACGTCCGGCGTGCTGCCGTTTGGGGTTGCCAAACTGCTGACGGGGCTGGTGTTCTGTCTCGGCCTGATCCTGGTCGTCGTGGGCGGCGCGGAGCTGTTCACGGGCAACAACCTGATCGTGATGGCGTGGGCCAGCGGTAAGGTGTCCACGCGCGCGCTCCTGCGCAACTGGGGCATCGTCTACGCGGGCAACTTCGCCGGATCGATTGGCACGGCAGTGCTGGTGCTGCTCAGCAAACAGTACACCTTTGGCGGCGGCGCGGTCGGCAAGACGGTGCTGAGCATCGCCACGGCCAAAATGCAATATGGCTTCGTGCAGGCCGTCGCGCTCGGCATCCTATGCAACGGGCTGGTGTGCCTCGCGGTGTGGCTGACCTACAGCGCGCGCAGCACCACCGACAAGATCATGGCGATCGTGTTTCCGATCACGGCCTTCGTCGCGGCGGGCTTCGAGCACAGCGTCGCCAATATGTATTTCATCCCGCTGGGCCTGTTCATCAAGGCGTTCGACGTGACGTGGGCGACGGCCAGCGGCGTGGACCTGTCTTCGCTGACGTGGGAGCACTTCCTGGTCAATAACCTGCTGCCGGTGACCATCGGCAACATCATTGGCGGCACGGTGCTCGTCGCGCTGATCTACTGGTTCGTCTACCTGCGCGACCAGCGCACCTGA
- a CDS encoding MBL fold metallo-hydrolase, whose protein sequence is MQRERVADDIYVFTSELYAQVTAGAVITSEGAILIDTLVFPEEARAIKSFLETRLSCPVRYVINTHYHADHTYGTCFFEHAQVVSHAKCYDLLATRGLEGLTQAQQSTPELRDVRLVLPNLVFDAGVMSLHLGNKTLELWHSPGHSPDSIVCLVKEDRVLFAADTLMPVPYFVDGSYEDFIASLHALKNGAYENVVQGHGEVVLRGEVEEKIDADLDYLAHIRRYVEQLIAEQRPPDDLDALTIEDCGKSRIPLNGLVQDLHRGNLHALYHQLQTEWIHTL, encoded by the coding sequence ATGCAGCGAGAACGTGTCGCAGATGACATCTACGTGTTCACCAGCGAACTCTATGCCCAGGTCACCGCAGGCGCGGTCATCACTTCCGAAGGCGCAATTCTGATCGATACGCTGGTCTTTCCCGAAGAAGCCCGCGCGATCAAGTCATTTCTTGAAACCCGGCTGAGCTGCCCGGTTCGCTACGTGATCAACACCCACTACCACGCCGACCACACCTATGGCACGTGTTTCTTCGAGCACGCCCAGGTTGTCAGTCACGCCAAGTGCTACGACCTGCTGGCAACGCGCGGCCTGGAAGGGCTGACGCAGGCGCAGCAGAGCACGCCGGAGCTGCGCGACGTCCGGCTTGTGCTGCCGAATCTGGTGTTCGACGCGGGCGTGATGAGCCTTCACCTGGGCAACAAGACGCTCGAGCTGTGGCATTCGCCGGGACACAGCCCGGACTCGATCGTGTGTCTGGTCAAGGAAGATCGCGTGCTGTTCGCCGCCGACACACTGATGCCCGTGCCGTACTTCGTGGACGGCAGCTACGAGGACTTCATCGCCAGCCTGCACGCGCTGAAGAACGGCGCGTACGAAAACGTCGTGCAGGGGCACGGTGAAGTGGTGCTACGCGGTGAGGTGGAAGAGAAGATCGACGCGGATCTGGACTATCTGGCGCACATCCGGCGCTACGTCGAGCAGCTCATCGCAGAGCAGCGCCCGCCCGACGACCTGGACGCACTGACCATCGAAGACTGCGGCAAGAGCCGGATTCCGCTCAACGGGTTAGTGCAGGACCTGCACCGGGGCAATCTGCACGCGCTGTATCACCAGCTCCAAACGGAGTGGATCCATACGCTTTAG
- a CDS encoding class I SAM-dependent methyltransferase, with protein MSQDHEDARRTWDDMAASFDTEPDHGLRDLQVRQAWAELLRIWMPAAPRAVLDVGCGTGSLSVLLVEQGHAVTGIDVSPNMIAQAEAKAHALGYTVPFHVMDAASPRFAPHTFDVVLCRHVLWALPAPAQVLQRWVNLLAPQGRLILIEGFWHTGAGLHATDVEAVLPGTVAVRSVVNLAAEPAYWGKPVADERYAMIADVKA; from the coding sequence ATGAGCCAGGATCACGAGGATGCCCGGCGCACGTGGGACGATATGGCGGCTTCCTTCGACACGGAGCCGGACCACGGGCTGCGCGATCTGCAGGTGCGGCAGGCGTGGGCGGAACTGCTCCGCATATGGATGCCCGCCGCGCCACGGGCTGTGTTGGATGTTGGCTGCGGCACGGGATCGCTCAGTGTGCTCCTGGTGGAACAGGGCCACGCCGTGACCGGGATCGACGTCTCGCCGAACATGATTGCCCAGGCAGAAGCCAAAGCCCACGCGCTCGGTTACACCGTCCCGTTCCATGTCATGGATGCCGCATCGCCTCGCTTCGCGCCACACACGTTTGACGTGGTGCTGTGCCGCCACGTGCTGTGGGCGCTCCCCGCCCCCGCACAGGTACTGCAGCGCTGGGTCAATCTGCTCGCCCCGCAGGGCCGCCTAATTCTGATTGAGGGCTTCTGGCATACCGGGGCCGGGCTGCACGCGACAGATGTGGAAGCTGTGCTGCCTGGAACTGTGGCCGTGCGATCCGTGGTGAACCTCGCGGCTGAGCCTGCGTATTGGGGCAAGCCGGTCGCGGATGAGCGGTATGCGATGATCGCAGATGTGAAGGCTTAA
- the hisA gene encoding 1-(5-phosphoribosyl)-5-[(5-phosphoribosylamino)methylideneamino]imidazole-4-carboxamide isomerase, with product MIVYPAIDVRRGRVVRLFHGDPAQETVHGDDPVAMAERWKAAGAAWLHVVNLDGTLGEAELALDTLRVIARVGLPVQFGGGLRTLDDAARALDEGAARVVLGTLVVQNPALAGEAVRRFGPEAVAVALDARDGWVATHGWQKLSQWTPTDLGQRFAGGGVRHALYTDVARDGDLSGVNVEGTSLLARNTGLDVIASGGVASLDDLTGLRLAGNIAGVVIGKALYEHKFTLEEAIRLASVPH from the coding sequence ATGATCGTTTATCCCGCGATTGACGTGCGGCGGGGCCGCGTCGTGCGGCTGTTCCACGGCGATCCCGCGCAGGAAACGGTGCATGGTGACGATCCGGTGGCGATGGCGGAGCGCTGGAAAGCAGCGGGCGCAGCGTGGCTGCACGTGGTCAACCTGGACGGCACGTTGGGCGAGGCCGAATTAGCGTTGGATACGCTGCGTGTGATCGCACGCGTCGGACTGCCAGTGCAGTTCGGCGGTGGGCTGCGCACACTCGACGACGCGGCGCGCGCTCTGGACGAGGGCGCGGCGCGCGTGGTGCTGGGCACACTGGTCGTGCAGAATCCCGCGCTGGCCGGGGAAGCGGTGCGCCGCTTCGGGCCGGAGGCGGTCGCCGTGGCGCTCGACGCGCGCGACGGGTGGGTCGCCACGCATGGCTGGCAGAAGTTAAGTCAATGGACACCCACCGACCTGGGCCAGCGCTTCGCAGGAGGCGGCGTGCGCCATGCGCTGTATACGGATGTCGCGCGCGACGGCGATCTGTCCGGCGTGAACGTCGAGGGCACGTCGCTTCTGGCGCGCAACACCGGCCTGGACGTGATCGCGTCGGGCGGCGTCGCCTCACTGGACGACCTGACCGGGCTGCGGCTGGCCGGGAACATCGCGGGCGTGGTGATCGGCAAGGCCCTGTACGAGCACAAGTTCACGCTGGAAGAGGCGATTCGCCTCGCGTCCGTGCCACACTAG
- a CDS encoding protein-tyrosine phosphatase family protein, with amino-acid sequence MMVDLPDTPLRGAYWVRPGRLLAGPYPGAAAHDRAMERLRAVLATGVTFFLDLTEAGELRDYRLDAQTLAAAEARRVQHRRMPIQDMDVPTRAHMADTLDTLDNALAEGHVVYVHCLGGIGRTGTVIGCWLARHGMDGSAALAALVQLRGGDTGSPETAEQRLMVASWQEDAAL; translated from the coding sequence ATGATGGTGGACCTGCCAGACACGCCTCTGCGCGGCGCGTATTGGGTGCGTCCGGGCCGCCTGCTGGCCGGGCCTTACCCCGGCGCGGCGGCGCACGATCGAGCGATGGAACGGCTGCGCGCGGTGCTGGCAACAGGCGTAACGTTCTTCCTCGATCTGACCGAAGCGGGCGAGCTGCGCGATTACCGGCTCGACGCGCAAACCCTCGCGGCGGCGGAGGCACGGCGCGTGCAGCACCGACGCATGCCGATCCAGGACATGGACGTACCGACGCGGGCGCACATGGCCGACACGCTCGACACGCTCGACAACGCGCTGGCCGAGGGGCACGTCGTTTATGTACACTGCCTGGGCGGCATAGGCCGGACGGGCACGGTCATCGGGTGCTGGCTGGCCCGGCACGGCATGGACGGATCGGCGGCGCTGGCCGCGCTCGTGCAATTGCGCGGGGGCGACACGGGATCGCCGGAAACGGCAGAGCAACGCTTGATGGTCGCCAGTTGGCAGGAGGATGCAGCCTTATGA
- the abc-f gene encoding ribosomal protection-like ABC-F family protein, whose product MLLTLDHLSKFYGDRQVLDDVSLTLDARQRVGLVGANGAGKSTLLKIAAGAVEPDGGSVSLASGVRLGYLPQTLDAPGDQTIADLLDAALGDLRALEAYLRDLEARMATDDGLDGIMAAYGEALERFERQGGYDLDHHQERVLQGLKLDHLPRTRTVGSLSGGEQSRLGLAVLLLQAPDLLLLDEPTNHLDLAALTWLETTLAAWRGALLVVSHDRAFLNRTVNVIVEIDEHTHAAVRYTGDYDAYLRAKAQARRRWEEDYARQQEEIRALRLEMNTTARSVGHNRPMDGDKFLRFHKKTRVQITVARRMNSAEEKLRRIEENPIPEPPEPLRFDPDFDPQDLKSHWPLAVSGLGRHFGARWVLRDVTFALGPRSRIVLTGPNGAGKSTLLRLLAGIDAPDEGSVTVNPQVRVGYLDQGQPFAETDRSVLDVYRDGTPGEEQHAITDLLASGLFRYEELRQPVRELSSGQQRKLQIARLIAARANLLLLDEPTNTVSFDVLEALEDALRAFPGPVIAASHDRRFIERFGGEVWALDEGRLVMQAAAIST is encoded by the coding sequence ATGTTATTGACCCTCGATCACCTTTCGAAATTCTACGGCGACCGTCAGGTGCTGGACGACGTCTCGCTGACCCTGGACGCCAGGCAGCGCGTCGGGCTGGTCGGCGCGAACGGCGCCGGCAAATCGACGCTGCTCAAGATCGCGGCGGGCGCGGTCGAGCCGGACGGCGGCAGCGTGTCGCTGGCGTCCGGCGTGCGGCTGGGATACCTGCCTCAAACGCTGGACGCCCCCGGCGACCAGACGATCGCGGACTTGCTGGACGCCGCCCTGGGCGATCTGCGCGCGCTGGAAGCGTATCTGCGCGACCTGGAAGCGCGCATGGCGACGGATGACGGCCTGGACGGCATCATGGCGGCCTACGGCGAGGCGCTGGAGCGCTTCGAGCGCCAGGGCGGGTACGACCTCGATCATCACCAGGAGCGGGTGCTGCAAGGCCTGAAGCTCGACCACCTGCCGCGCACGCGCACGGTCGGCAGCCTGTCCGGCGGCGAACAGTCGCGGCTGGGGCTGGCGGTGCTGCTGCTGCAAGCGCCGGACCTGCTGCTGCTCGACGAACCGACCAATCACCTGGATCTGGCCGCATTGACCTGGCTGGAAACGACGTTGGCCGCGTGGCGTGGGGCGCTGCTGGTCGTCTCGCACGACCGCGCGTTCCTGAACCGCACGGTGAACGTCATCGTGGAGATCGACGAGCACACGCATGCTGCCGTGCGCTACACGGGCGACTACGACGCCTATCTACGCGCCAAGGCGCAGGCGCGCCGCCGCTGGGAAGAGGACTACGCCCGCCAGCAGGAGGAAATCCGCGCACTGCGCCTGGAAATGAACACGACCGCGCGCAGCGTAGGCCACAACCGTCCAATGGACGGCGACAAATTCCTGCGCTTTCACAAGAAGACGCGCGTGCAGATCACGGTTGCGCGGCGGATGAACAGCGCGGAGGAAAAGCTGCGGCGCATCGAAGAAAACCCTATCCCGGAGCCGCCGGAGCCGCTGCGCTTTGACCCGGACTTCGACCCGCAGGATCTGAAAAGTCACTGGCCGCTGGCCGTATCGGGGCTGGGCAGGCACTTTGGCGCGCGCTGGGTCCTGCGCGACGTGACGTTCGCGCTCGGTCCGCGCAGCCGGATCGTGCTCACCGGGCCGAACGGCGCGGGTAAATCGACGCTGCTGCGACTGCTGGCCGGGATCGATGCGCCCGACGAGGGCAGCGTCACGGTCAACCCGCAGGTGCGCGTCGGCTACCTGGACCAGGGCCAGCCGTTCGCGGAGACGGATCGCAGCGTGCTGGACGTCTACCGCGATGGGACACCCGGCGAGGAGCAACACGCGATTACCGATCTGCTGGCTTCGGGGCTGTTCCGCTACGAGGAGCTGCGCCAGCCGGTCCGCGAACTGAGCAGCGGCCAGCAGCGAAAGCTCCAGATCGCGCGGCTGATCGCGGCGCGCGCCAACCTGCTGCTGCTCGACGAGCCAACCAATACAGTCAGTTTCGACGTGCTCGAAGCGCTGGAAGACGCGCTGCGCGCTTTCCCCGGCCCGGTGATCGCCGCCTCGCACGACCGGCGTTTCATCGAGCGGTTTGGCGGCGAGGTCTGGGCGCTGGATGAGGGGCGGCTGGTGATGCAGGCGGCAGCGATCTCGACGTGA
- a CDS encoding cold-shock protein, producing the protein MSEERVTGTVKWFNAQKGFGFIERQGGPDVFVHHSAILGEGYRELTEGEQVEFTVTQGQKGPQASGVIRKGH; encoded by the coding sequence ATGTCTGAAGAACGTGTAACAGGAACCGTCAAGTGGTTCAATGCCCAGAAGGGTTTTGGGTTCATCGAGCGTCAGGGTGGACCAGATGTCTTCGTGCACCACAGCGCGATCCTCGGCGAAGGCTACCGCGAGCTGACCGAAGGCGAGCAGGTTGAGTTCACCGTGACCCAGGGCCAGAAGGGCCCGCAGGCGAGCGGCGTGATCCGTAAGGGTCACTAA
- the hisH gene encoding imidazole glycerol phosphate synthase subunit HisH, with product MIAIIDYGAGNLRSVRNALTHLGADVTTASTPDQIEGADKIVLPGVGAFGAGMAALRAAGFEAPLHEAVAAGVPLIGICLGMQYLFESSDEMGIHKGLGLLPGRVTRFPVDGPKVPHIGWNQLHARQETPLLAGVQDGSYAYFVHSYYVEADDPADVLATTDYGIEYASVVGRGSLFGIQPHPEKSQTTGLRILKNFVEMAS from the coding sequence ATGATTGCCATCATCGACTACGGCGCGGGAAATTTACGCAGTGTCCGCAACGCCTTGACCCACCTGGGCGCGGACGTCACCACAGCCAGCACGCCGGATCAGATCGAAGGCGCGGATAAGATCGTACTGCCGGGCGTCGGCGCGTTCGGCGCGGGCATGGCTGCCCTGCGCGCGGCGGGCTTCGAGGCGCCGCTGCATGAAGCGGTCGCGGCGGGCGTGCCGCTGATCGGGATCTGCCTGGGCATGCAGTACCTGTTCGAGTCCAGCGACGAGATGGGCATCCATAAGGGCCTGGGGCTGCTGCCGGGTCGCGTGACGCGCTTCCCCGTGGACGGGCCGAAGGTCCCGCACATCGGCTGGAACCAGCTCCACGCGCGGCAGGAGACGCCGCTGCTGGCGGGCGTGCAGGACGGCAGCTACGCGTACTTCGTGCATTCCTATTACGTCGAGGCGGACGATCCGGCGGACGTGCTGGCGACGACCGATTACGGCATCGAGTACGCGTCGGTGGTGGGGCGCGGCAGTCTGTTCGGCATCCAGCCGCACCCCGAAAAGAGCCAGACGACCGGGCTGCGTATTCTGAAGAACTTCGTGGAGATGGCCTCATGA
- a CDS encoding class I SAM-dependent methyltransferase — protein sequence MNHADHVQLLRDGIDSPGGQWADFGSGSGAFTLALADLLGTKGQIYSIDRDAGALQTQRRAMEARFSNVTVHYHVADFTERLDLQPLDGIVMANALHFVRRKDPVLQHLRHYLKDEGRLILVEYDTDHGNRWVPYPLSYPSWERLAAHNGFTATRRLHTVPSSFLGHIYSAVSISRSSG from the coding sequence ATGAATCATGCCGACCACGTTCAACTGCTCCGTGACGGTATTGACTCCCCGGGCGGGCAATGGGCCGATTTTGGGTCAGGCTCCGGCGCGTTCACCCTGGCACTCGCCGATTTGCTCGGCACGAAAGGGCAGATCTATTCCATCGACAGGGATGCGGGCGCGCTGCAGACGCAACGGCGCGCGATGGAAGCACGCTTTTCGAACGTAACGGTCCACTACCACGTGGCGGACTTCACCGAGCGGCTTGATCTGCAGCCACTGGATGGCATCGTCATGGCAAACGCGCTGCACTTTGTGCGCCGCAAAGATCCCGTGCTCCAACACCTGCGGCACTATCTGAAAGACGAGGGGCGATTGATCCTCGTCGAGTACGACACCGACCACGGCAACCGCTGGGTGCCTTATCCGTTGAGCTACCCAAGCTGGGAGCGGTTGGCCGCGCACAACGGCTTTACCGCGACGCGGCGGCTGCACACGGTCCCCAGCAGCTTTCTGGGCCATATCTATTCGGCGGTCAGTATCAGCCGCAGCAGCGGATGA
- a CDS encoding ASCH domain-containing protein produces MSETIDSFWQSYLATLPPDHPHRVAAYTAWAFGDSSELADELAGLVCQGAKTGTAGLLWEYEFDDEPVPEPGELSVILDGSKTPVAVIETVAVEITPFNAVSAEHAYSEGEGDRSLADWRDGHWRFFTRSCTRIWRTPDEAMPIVCERFRLLFTA; encoded by the coding sequence GTGTCTGAGACAATCGACTCCTTCTGGCAGAGCTATCTTGCGACCCTGCCGCCCGATCATCCGCACCGTGTGGCGGCGTATACCGCGTGGGCGTTTGGCGACAGTTCCGAACTGGCCGATGAGCTGGCAGGGCTGGTCTGCCAGGGCGCTAAAACCGGCACGGCGGGCCTGCTGTGGGAATACGAGTTCGACGACGAGCCGGTGCCGGAGCCTGGCGAGCTGAGTGTGATCCTCGACGGCAGCAAAACGCCGGTCGCCGTGATCGAGACGGTGGCGGTGGAAATCACGCCGTTTAACGCGGTCAGCGCCGAGCACGCCTATTCCGAAGGCGAAGGGGATCGCTCCCTGGCCGATTGGCGCGATGGGCATTGGCGCTTCTTCACACGCAGCTGCACGCGAATCTGGCGCACGCCGGACGAGGCCATGCCCATCGTATGCGAGCGCTTCCGGCTGCTGTTCACGGCCTGA
- the hisF gene encoding imidazole glycerol phosphate synthase subunit HisF: MLAKRIIPCLDVAEGRVVKGINFVNLRDAGDPVEQAMIYDREGADELVFLDITATHEGRDTMLDVVRRVADSIFIPFCVGGGLRTVADMRATLLAGADKIGINSAAVRTPDLITEGAEKFGSQCIVVAIDARWNGSNYEVFVSGGRTPTGLDAIEWACECEQRGAGEILLTSMDRDGTRDGYELRLTRTIADAVTIPVIASGGAGKLDDFYTALTDGGANAALAASLFHYKELSVGQVKTYLDERGVAVRLVEAANG; this comes from the coding sequence ATGTTAGCCAAGCGCATTATCCCCTGCCTGGACGTGGCCGAGGGCCGCGTCGTGAAAGGGATCAATTTCGTCAACCTGCGCGACGCGGGCGATCCGGTCGAGCAGGCGATGATTTACGACCGCGAAGGCGCGGACGAACTCGTATTCCTCGACATCACCGCCACGCACGAAGGCCGCGATACCATGCTCGACGTGGTGCGCCGCGTGGCCGACTCGATCTTCATCCCGTTCTGCGTGGGCGGCGGCCTGCGGACCGTGGCCGACATGCGCGCGACGCTGCTGGCGGGCGCGGACAAGATCGGCATCAACAGCGCGGCAGTCCGCACCCCGGACCTGATCACCGAGGGCGCGGAGAAATTCGGCTCGCAGTGCATCGTGGTCGCCATCGACGCGCGCTGGAACGGCTCGAATTACGAGGTGTTCGTCAGCGGGGGCCGCACGCCGACCGGCCTGGACGCGATCGAGTGGGCGTGCGAGTGCGAGCAGCGCGGCGCGGGCGAGATCCTGCTGACGAGCATGGACCGCGACGGCACGCGCGATGGCTATGAACTGCGCCTGACGCGCACCATCGCGGACGCCGTGACCATCCCGGTGATCGCGTCCGGCGGCGCGGGCAAGCTCGACGACTTCTACACCGCCCTGACCGACGGCGGCGCGAACGCAGCATTGGCCGCCAGCCTGTTCCACTACAAGGAACTCAGCGTCGGGCAGGTGAAGACGTACCTGGACGAGCGCGGCGTTGCCGTGCGTTTGGTGGAGGCGGCGAATGGTTAA
- a CDS encoding ribonuclease H-like domain-containing protein, producing MEHDLHLELLYNVSRKTREGLREAGITSLAQVAALSAEELQRVRGIGRVTAPMIRANARAWLAREPVWYNPLPEICDQCGWMFDLETLQDGTPWCLGWCDEHGNTQIALVAPVEEPQVVTLLDGQTVTLAPDSDSVWTVFAESAAVRPGPIYHWTGYDSAIMRSTAPQDVIDRLHARLHDLHGTVKRSVSFPLGSTSIKVVAAYLGYPWPGYNDWFAAFLDYREWLHTGSLDALTRACMYQRADVESMAWVWRWMVQDGGLR from the coding sequence ATGGAACACGATCTGCACCTGGAACTGCTCTACAACGTTTCGCGCAAGACGCGCGAGGGCCTGCGCGAAGCCGGGATCACGTCGCTGGCGCAGGTCGCGGCCTTGAGCGCCGAGGAGCTTCAGCGCGTCCGGGGCATCGGCAGGGTCACCGCGCCGATGATCCGCGCCAATGCGCGAGCGTGGCTGGCTCGCGAGCCGGTGTGGTACAACCCGCTGCCGGAGATCTGCGATCAGTGCGGCTGGATGTTCGACCTGGAAACGCTTCAGGACGGCACGCCGTGGTGCCTGGGCTGGTGCGACGAGCATGGCAATACGCAGATCGCGCTGGTCGCGCCCGTTGAGGAACCGCAGGTCGTGACCCTGCTGGATGGCCAAACCGTGACGCTCGCGCCCGACAGCGACAGCGTGTGGACGGTCTTCGCCGAATCCGCCGCCGTGCGCCCTGGCCCGATCTACCATTGGACCGGCTACGATTCGGCCATCATGCGCAGCACCGCGCCCCAGGACGTGATCGACCGCCTCCATGCGCGTTTGCACGACCTGCACGGCACGGTCAAGCGCAGTGTGAGCTTCCCGCTAGGGAGCACGTCGATCAAGGTCGTAGCGGCCTATCTGGGCTATCCGTGGCCGGGATACAACGACTGGTTCGCGGCGTTTCTGGATTACCGCGAGTGGTTGCACACCGGGAGCCTCGACGCGCTGACACGCGCCTGCATGTACCAGCGCGCCGACGTCGAGTCGATGGCGTGGGTCTGGCGCTGGATGGTGCAGGACGGCGGGCTGCGGTAA
- a CDS encoding class I SAM-dependent methyltransferase, with protein MALTDRQKWEARYGKAPRYPQEHEPNPLLMRWAPPALPGSRALELACGLGQDALWLGEHGYRVDAFDLSFTALRQARTEMQRRGISGVHFIQADLDDYPLPCRAYDLVYVYRFLDRRLFPAIRDRVRPGGLVIYETLNVRRRKRHPSASAAHTLELGELSGHFPGWQVLAASDDSTTSALVARKPESG; from the coding sequence ATGGCTCTCACCGACCGCCAAAAATGGGAGGCGCGCTACGGCAAAGCGCCACGCTATCCGCAGGAGCACGAGCCTAACCCGCTGTTGATGCGCTGGGCGCCGCCCGCGCTGCCCGGCAGCCGCGCCCTGGAACTGGCGTGCGGCCTGGGCCAGGACGCGCTGTGGCTGGGCGAGCACGGCTACCGGGTGGATGCGTTCGACCTCAGCTTCACGGCGCTGCGGCAGGCGCGGACCGAGATGCAGCGCCGGGGGATCAGCGGCGTGCACTTCATCCAGGCCGACCTGGACGATTACCCGCTGCCATGCCGGGCGTATGACCTCGTGTACGTGTACCGCTTCCTCGACCGGCGGCTGTTCCCGGCCATCCGCGACCGGGTGCGCCCCGGCGGGCTGGTGATTTACGAGACGCTGAACGTGCGCCGCCGCAAGCGGCACCCGTCCGCCAGCGCCGCGCATACGCTCGAACTGGGCGAGCTGTCAGGCCACTTCCCCGGCTGGCAGGTCCTCGCCGCCTCAGACGACAGCACGACCAGCGCCCTCGTCGCGCGCAAGCCGGAAAGCGGGTGA